One Dunckerocampus dactyliophorus isolate RoL2022-P2 chromosome 18, RoL_Ddac_1.1, whole genome shotgun sequence genomic region harbors:
- the notum1a gene encoding palmitoleoyl-protein carboxylesterase notum1a, giving the protein MTAARIASSLLLLLLMQSGAGFCARRFRGGRNPQPRRAPPPPTYRAANSRGDTTESFPLDFTAVEENMDNFMTQVKNLAQSLYPCSAQKLDHDMRLNFLENVSVTCNDGSPAGFYLKESRGSRRWLIFLEGGWYCFNKENCDSRYETMRRLMSSSKWPQTKTGTGILSPLPEENPHWWNANMVFIPYCSSDVWSGATTKTEHSGYAFMGSLIIQEVVKTLLKKGLDNAKVLLLAGSSAGGTGVLLNVDRVSELLEGLGHTAIQVRGLSDSGWFLDNKQYDFTDCVDAVSCAPTETIKRGIKYWGGVVPERCKQANEGEEWNCFFGYRVFPTIKSPVFVVQWLFDEAQLTVDNVQLTGQPVQEGQWRYIQNLGIELRNTLKDVPAMFAPACLSHEVIMRNYWTDVQVKGTSLPRALHCWDRSLQDNRNNKAPPKGCPVHLIDSCPWPHCNPTCPTIRDQFTGQEMNVIQFLMHMGFDVQKMAQQQGMDPSKLLGMLSSGS; this is encoded by the exons ATGACTGCTGCTCGCATTGCCTCATCCCTTTTGCTCCTGCTACTGATGCAGTCCGGAGCCGGCTTTTGCGCGCGGAGGTTCCGAGGTGGCCGCAACCCCCAACCACGACGCGCGCCGCCGCCGCCCACATATCGGGCGGCGAACAGCCGGGGCGACACCACGGAGAGCTTTCCACTGGATTTCACCGCCGTGGAGGAGAACATGGATAACTTCATGACGCAAGTCAAGAACCTGGCGCAGTCTCTGTACCCGTGCTCGGCGCAGAAGCTCGACCACGACATGAGGCTGAACTTTTTGGAGAACGTTTCAGTCACCTGCAACGACGGAAGCCCTGCAGG GTTTTACCTGAAAGAATCCAGAGGAAGCAGACGCTGGTTAATATTCCTGGAGG GCGGTTGGTACTGCTTCAACAAAGAGAACTGCGACAGCCGATATGAGACCATGAGAAGGCTAATGAGCTCGTCCAAGTGGCCTCAAACTAAAACAG GCACTGGGATCCTGTCTCCACTGCCTGAGGAAAACCCTCACTGGTGGAATGCCAACATGGT GTTTATCCCGTACTGCTCCAGCGACGTGTGGAGTGGCGCCACCACCAAAACAGAGCACA GTGGCTATGCTTTTATGGGCTCGCTGATCATTCAAGAGGTTGTAAAAACTTTGCTTAAAAAGGGCCTGGACAACGCCAAGGTTCTGCTTCTGGCCGGGAGCAG TGCTGGTGGGACGGGGGTCCTGCTGAACGTGGATCGTGTGTCAGAGCTGCTGGAGGGACTGGGACACACCGCAATACAAGTGCGGGGCCTGTCGGATTCCGGCTGGTTCCTGGACAACAAGCAGTATGACTTTACCGACTGCGTGGATGCGGTCAGCTGTGCCCCCACCGAGACCATCAAGAGAGGCATCAA GTACTGGGGAGGAGTGGTACCAGAGAGGTGCAAACAAGCCAATGAAGGAGAGGAGTGGAACTGTTTCTTTGGCTACAGAGTCTTCCCAACCATAAAAA GTCCAGTTTTTGTGGTCCAATGGCTGTTCGACGAAGCCCAGTTGACAGTGGACAACGTTCAGTTGACAGGACAACCAGTACAGGAAGGCCAGTGGCGCTACATCCAAAATCTGGGCATTGAGCTAAGAAACACTCTAAAAGATGTCCC ggCTATGTTTGCTCCTGCATGTCTCTCACATGAAGTTATCATGAGAAA TTACTGGACCGACGTGCAGGTAAAAGGCACGTCCTTGCCCCGGGCTCTGCACTGCTGGGACCGCAGCCTCCAGGACAACAGGAACAACAAAGCCCCTCCTAAAGGCTGCCCCGTGcatttgattgacagctgcCCGTGGCCACACTGCAACCCTACCTGCCCCACCATCCGAGACCAGTTCACGGGCCAGGAGATGAATGTCATTCAGTTTCTCATGCACATGGGCTTCGACGTGCAGAAGATGGCCCAGCAGCAGGGCATGGATCCCAGCAAGCTACTAGGCATGCTTAGCAGCGGCAGCTAA